The Alteripontixanthobacter sp. genome has a window encoding:
- a CDS encoding metallopeptidase family protein codes for MKPAKAPCGSTDLGEADERDHIGTMSDAPLPEQTAKAMEIEAARVLETLPAQLRDQLHDIVVQVEEFATAEQLAAVDMTSRWHLTGLYEGNPLAERSVWNATEMPAIISLFRQPLLREWRETGVEWSDLIRHVVIHEAGHHFGFSDEEMHALEQQEPS; via the coding sequence ATGAAACCGGCGAAAGCCCCTTGCGGTTCCACAGACCTTGGCGAAGCGGACGAGCGGGACCATATCGGCACGATGTCGGATGCCCCTCTCCCCGAACAGACTGCCAAGGCGATGGAGATCGAGGCGGCGCGTGTGCTCGAAACACTACCGGCGCAATTGCGCGACCAGCTGCACGATATTGTCGTGCAGGTCGAAGAGTTTGCCACGGCGGAGCAACTGGCGGCGGTGGACATGACCAGCCGCTGGCACTTGACCGGCCTGTATGAAGGCAACCCATTGGCCGAACGCTCGGTCTGGAACGCCACCGAAATGCCCGCGATCATCTCACTGTTTCGCCAGCCGCTGCTGCGCGAATGGCGCGAGACCGGCGTCGAATGGAGCGACCTTATCCGCCACGTGGTGATTCATGAGGCAGGGCATCACTTCGGATTTTCGGACGAGGAGATGCATGCGCTGGAGCAGCAAGAGCCGAGTTAA
- a CDS encoding hemerythrin domain-containing protein: MSDEIFARLKQDHDDHRAILDQMAETSGETERRKELLEKFTKDVKSHAAAEEQALYSTMLRKPPTTDDTRHSVAEHHELNEALNDLAATDMSSSAWMSKFKQLDHDYRHHINEEEEDHFPEFEKHLTDDDREHMKEVFERRKKEEKADAEVTPEKKDDAKE, translated from the coding sequence ATGTCCGATGAAATTTTCGCACGCTTGAAGCAGGATCATGACGATCATCGCGCGATCCTGGACCAGATGGCCGAAACCAGCGGCGAAACCGAACGGCGCAAGGAATTGCTCGAAAAGTTCACCAAGGACGTGAAGAGCCACGCTGCGGCCGAGGAGCAGGCGCTCTATTCGACGATGTTGCGCAAGCCGCCGACCACCGACGACACCCGCCATTCGGTGGCCGAGCACCACGAGCTTAACGAAGCGCTGAACGATCTGGCAGCCACCGACATGTCATCCAGCGCATGGATGTCGAAGTTCAAGCAGCTCGATCACGATTACCGCCACCACATCAACGAAGAAGAGGAAGATCACTTCCCCGAGTTCGAAAAGCATCTGACCGATGACGATCGCGAGCACATGAAGGAAGTGTTCGAGCGGCGGAAGAAGGAAGAGAAAGCCGATGCCGAGGTGACGCCGGAAAAGAAGGACGACGCGAAGGAATGA
- a CDS encoding phospholipase D-like domain-containing protein — protein sequence MNDESPSTKQNEDAAFDDSSVERGVWRYAKAKRATVIVDAENYFQAMQQAMLAARQRILLIGWDFDTRIHLAQGRKWYGKRGEGRYPSRLGSFILWLNRHRDDLDIRILKWSYGFFKFAGRGSMVLDLARWFPHKRIDFHFDTAHPVGCSHHQKIAVLDNSLAVCGGIDMTTHRWDTRDHIETDPRRKRPRGSYYMPWHDATMMLEGEAADTLDDLGRDRWATAGGKTLSQIEVPEKSLWPEGLKAQFDNVEIGIARTRAEHDGRPQIDEIEQLFVRHIARAKRFIYAESQYFASRTIAECIARRMTEDDPPEIVIVNPVTADGWMEQQAMDLARARLVRSIAQKDLRGRFHVFVPFTGEEAIYVHAKIMIVDDEVLRIGSANMNNRSMGLDSECDVFIDSQRAGNEHCTDGIAALRHSLLAEHCGLDESAVPGLLEHYGSMAVMIREIDRNQRHLRPLELPELGEMEQALADSGMLDPEQPEQMFALPRDRPGLFRKGSVLRRPFSYIKKKVSK from the coding sequence GTGAATGATGAAAGCCCCTCGACCAAGCAAAACGAAGACGCCGCGTTCGACGACAGCTCCGTCGAACGCGGCGTCTGGCGTTACGCCAAGGCGAAACGGGCCACGGTCATCGTCGACGCGGAAAATTACTTTCAGGCCATGCAGCAGGCCATGCTCGCCGCGCGTCAGCGAATCCTGCTGATCGGCTGGGATTTTGATACGCGGATCCACTTGGCGCAGGGGCGCAAATGGTATGGCAAACGCGGCGAGGGACGTTATCCGAGCCGGTTGGGCAGTTTCATCCTCTGGCTGAATCGCCACCGCGACGACCTGGATATCCGGATTCTCAAATGGAGCTACGGCTTCTTCAAGTTCGCCGGTCGCGGATCGATGGTGCTCGATCTGGCACGGTGGTTTCCGCATAAACGGATCGATTTCCATTTCGATACCGCCCATCCGGTCGGGTGCAGCCACCACCAGAAGATCGCCGTGCTGGATAACAGTCTGGCCGTATGCGGCGGGATCGACATGACCACTCACCGCTGGGACACACGCGATCATATCGAAACCGATCCCCGCCGGAAGCGTCCGCGCGGCTCTTATTACATGCCGTGGCACGATGCGACGATGATGCTGGAAGGCGAAGCGGCCGATACGCTGGACGATCTGGGCCGCGACCGCTGGGCCACGGCCGGCGGCAAAACGCTCTCCCAGATCGAGGTGCCCGAAAAATCGCTCTGGCCCGAAGGGCTGAAAGCGCAGTTCGACAATGTAGAGATCGGCATCGCCCGCACCAGGGCCGAACATGATGGCCGCCCGCAGATCGACGAGATCGAGCAGCTCTTCGTCCGCCACATCGCGCGTGCGAAGCGGTTTATCTACGCCGAAAGCCAGTATTTCGCGAGCCGCACGATCGCCGAATGTATCGCCCGGCGCATGACCGAAGACGATCCGCCCGAGATCGTGATCGTCAACCCGGTCACTGCCGATGGCTGGATGGAACAGCAGGCGATGGACCTCGCCCGTGCCCGTCTCGTCCGATCGATCGCGCAAAAGGATTTGCGGGGTCGGTTCCATGTCTTCGTGCCGTTTACCGGCGAAGAAGCGATCTATGTCCACGCCAAGATCATGATCGTGGATGACGAGGTTCTCAGGATCGGCTCTGCCAACATGAACAATCGCTCGATGGGGCTGGACAGCGAATGCGACGTGTTCATCGATTCCCAGCGCGCCGGGAACGAGCATTGCACCGACGGGATCGCCGCATTGCGCCATTCGCTGCTGGCCGAACATTGCGGGCTTGACGAAAGCGCGGTGCCCGGCTTGCTGGAGCATTACGGATCGATGGCGGTCATGATCCGCGAGATCGATCGAAACCAGCGGCACTTGCGGCCGCTGGAATTGCCCGAGCTTGGCGAAATGGAGCAGGCGCTTGCCGATAGCGGGATGCTCGATCCCGAACAGCCGGAGCAGATGTTCGCTCTGCCCCGGGATCGTCCGGGCCTGTTTCGCAAAGGCAGCGTCCTGCGCCGCCCGTTCAGTTACATCAAGAAGAAGGTATCCAAATGA
- the folE gene encoding GTP cyclohydrolase I FolE — protein sequence MSSLVGPDEDVERGKPPVPEHVQDAIRTLIEWTGDDPTREGLLDTPKRVARAWKEYCLGYNEDPAIHLARVFEEVGGYDEIVLLKDIPFQSHCEHHMAPIIGKAAIAYLPTDKVVGISKLARVLHGYARRLQIQERLTAEVAQCIWDHLEPKGVAVVIDASHSCMTARGVRTPGVSMVTSRMMGTFLEDQRSRKEVLSLMGY from the coding sequence ATGAGCAGCCTGGTCGGACCCGATGAAGATGTTGAACGCGGCAAGCCCCCCGTTCCCGAACACGTACAGGATGCCATACGCACGTTGATCGAATGGACGGGCGACGATCCGACTCGCGAAGGGCTGCTCGATACGCCCAAACGCGTCGCGCGCGCGTGGAAGGAATATTGCCTGGGCTACAATGAAGACCCGGCGATACATCTCGCGCGCGTGTTCGAGGAGGTTGGCGGATATGACGAGATCGTGCTGCTGAAGGATATTCCGTTCCAAAGCCACTGCGAACATCACATGGCCCCGATCATCGGCAAGGCCGCAATAGCCTACCTGCCGACCGACAAGGTGGTCGGAATATCAAAACTGGCGCGGGTTCTGCATGGCTATGCCCGGCGGTTGCAGATCCAGGAACGCCTTACTGCCGAGGTCGCCCAATGTATCTGGGATCATCTGGAACCCAAGGGCGTGGCGGTGGTGATCGATGCCAGCCATTCCTGCATGACGGCGCGCGGCGTCCGCACCCCCGGCGTGTCCATGGTCACCAGCCGGATGATGGGGACGTTTCTGGAGGACCAGCGCAGCCGCAAGGAAGTGCTCAGCCTGATGGGTTATTGA
- a CDS encoding PA2169 family four-helix-bundle protein — MDKSHDISVTNNLIKTTLDSMKGYKEASEDSETSNSAFFCEMADERSAVASQLQQHVTSLGGDPEDDSSISGAAHRGFMDLKQAVMGTDEKAIVQEVERGEDYIKNKFQEALQDNDLSDQTRQQITNCYQSIEQGHARVDAMKSQMS, encoded by the coding sequence ATGGATAAATCGCACGATATTTCGGTAACCAACAACCTCATCAAGACCACGCTGGACAGCATGAAAGGCTACAAGGAAGCGTCCGAGGACAGCGAGACTTCCAATAGCGCATTTTTCTGCGAAATGGCCGATGAGCGTAGCGCGGTGGCCAGCCAGTTGCAGCAGCACGTCACTTCGCTGGGTGGCGATCCCGAAGATGACAGCAGCATTTCCGGCGCAGCGCATCGCGGCTTTATGGATTTGAAGCAGGCGGTGATGGGCACCGACGAAAAGGCGATCGTCCAGGAAGTCGAACGCGGCGAAGATTACATCAAGAACAAGTTTCAGGAAGCTTTGCAGGATAACGATCTGTCGGACCAGACACGCCAGCAAATTACCAATTGCTACCAGTCGATCGAGCAGGGCCATGCCCGCGTCGATGCGATGAAGTCGCAGATGTCCTGA
- a CDS encoding peroxiredoxin codes for MAISIGDKIPDIKLVKATPEGPQQVQASEFFAGRKVALFAVPGAYTPTCSAKHLPGFTEKSDELKAKGIDEIACTAVNDAFVMNAWKQDNDAQDVTMLADGNGDFAEALGLDADFSNFGMGKRAQRYSMVVDDGTVTQLNVEAPGDFSVSSAEHMLGQL; via the coding sequence ATGGCGATTTCGATCGGAGACAAGATCCCGGACATCAAGCTGGTCAAGGCCACTCCGGAAGGGCCGCAGCAGGTCCAGGCGAGCGAATTTTTCGCCGGCAGAAAAGTGGCGCTGTTCGCCGTGCCGGGTGCCTATACTCCGACCTGTTCGGCAAAGCATTTGCCCGGCTTCACCGAAAAGTCGGACGAATTGAAGGCGAAGGGGATCGACGAAATCGCCTGCACCGCCGTCAACGATGCGTTCGTCATGAATGCCTGGAAACAGGATAATGACGCGCAGGACGTGACCATGCTGGCCGATGGCAATGGCGATTTTGCCGAGGCGCTGGGGCTGGACGCCGACTTCAGCAATTTCGGCATGGGTAAGCGGGCGCAGCGTTATTCGATGGTGGTGGATGATGGCACGGTAACCCAGCTCAACGTCGAAGCGCCGGGCGATTTCTCGGTCAGCAGCGCGGAACATATGCTCGGCCAGCTCTAA
- the ahcY gene encoding adenosylhomocysteinase: MWLRPDLIFRRFRVATKVQDYIIKDISQADYGRAEIKIAETEMPGLMALREEYGDEQPLKGARITGSLHMTIQTAVLIETLTALGADVRWATCNIFSTQDHAAAAMAASDIPVFAVKGESLAEYWDYVGKIFDWSTEDNPDQTANIILDDGGDATMFALWGARIEAGEEMPEPQNAEEIEMQRALKAYVKKNPGYLTQSVKNIQGVSEETTTGVHRLYSLAKQGKLPFPAINVNDSVTKSKFDNLYGCKESLVDAIRRATDVMLAGKVACVAGFGDVGKGSADSLRNGGARVMVTEIDPICALQAAMEGYEVVTMEEGVKRADIFVTTTGNEDVITAEHMKAMKPMSIVCNIGHFDSEIQISALDNYDWQELKPGTDVVTFDDGKSIIILAKGRLVNLACATGHPSFVMSCSFTNQVLAQMELWNNRDAYENDVYVLPKHLDEKVAQLHLDKLGAQLTKMSQKQADYIGVPVEGPYKPEHYRY, translated from the coding sequence ATGTGGCTCCGCCCAGATTTAATTTTCAGGAGATTTCGCGTGGCCACCAAGGTTCAGGACTATATCATCAAGGACATTTCGCAGGCCGATTACGGCCGGGCCGAAATCAAGATCGCCGAGACCGAAATGCCGGGCTTGATGGCTCTGCGCGAGGAATATGGCGACGAGCAGCCGCTGAAGGGGGCGCGCATCACCGGTTCGCTGCACATGACGATCCAGACCGCCGTGTTGATCGAAACGCTAACCGCGCTGGGTGCCGATGTGCGTTGGGCGACCTGCAACATCTTCTCCACCCAAGATCACGCCGCTGCCGCAATGGCTGCGAGCGACATTCCGGTTTTCGCCGTAAAGGGTGAGAGCCTGGCCGAATATTGGGACTATGTCGGCAAGATCTTCGACTGGAGCACCGAAGACAACCCAGATCAGACCGCCAACATCATCCTCGACGATGGCGGCGATGCGACCATGTTCGCATTGTGGGGCGCGCGGATCGAAGCGGGCGAGGAAATGCCCGAACCGCAAAATGCCGAAGAAATCGAGATGCAGCGCGCACTCAAAGCCTACGTCAAGAAGAACCCCGGCTACCTCACCCAGAGCGTCAAGAATATCCAGGGTGTTTCGGAGGAAACCACCACCGGTGTTCACCGTCTCTACAGCCTTGCCAAGCAGGGCAAATTGCCGTTCCCCGCGATCAACGTGAATGACAGCGTGACCAAGTCGAAGTTCGACAATCTCTATGGCTGCAAGGAATCGCTGGTCGACGCCATCCGCCGTGCAACCGACGTGATGCTGGCTGGCAAGGTCGCCTGCGTCGCCGGTTTCGGCGATGTCGGTAAGGGCAGCGCAGACAGCCTCCGCAATGGCGGCGCGCGTGTGATGGTAACCGAAATCGATCCGATCTGCGCATTGCAGGCGGCGATGGAAGGTTATGAAGTCGTGACCATGGAAGAAGGCGTGAAGCGCGCCGATATCTTCGTGACCACGACCGGCAATGAAGACGTGATCACCGCCGAGCACATGAAGGCGATGAAGCCGATGAGCATCGTGTGCAACATCGGTCACTTCGACAGCGAAATCCAGATTTCTGCCCTCGACAATTACGATTGGCAGGAATTGAAGCCCGGCACCGATGTCGTCACCTTCGACGATGGCAAGTCCATCATCATCCTCGCCAAGGGCCGTCTGGTAAACCTCGCTTGCGCGACCGGCCACCCCAGCTTCGTGATGAGCTGTTCCTTCACCAACCAGGTGCTGGCGCAGATGGAATTGTGGAACAACCGCGATGCCTATGAGAACGACGTTTACGTCCTGCCCAAGCATCTCGACGAGAAGGTGGCGCAACTGCATCTCGACAAGCTGGGCGCTCAACTGACCAAGATGAGCCAGAAGCAGGCCGATTACATCGGCGTGCCGGTGGAAGGCCCGTACAAGCCGGAACACTACCGTTACTGA
- a CDS encoding PAS-domain containing protein: MELSPTATVLIGLLMAAWTAGAAWLMIAAAGKARGAENARKAARRMSRMIDEAPAIPLLVRADGRIEGSDRLAGWLGLDKLPQYLSELAPDDGAGLSKAQVAKLDEEVRRTQKTAAPFRMELSPPGSQRSLALRGVLADQQVSPGGAALVWIFDFSESEGELSRLREEAARAKGDFGALVGLIEAAPMPMWFRQPDGRLRLVNQAYVEAVGAASSGAVIDAQTELVETVEGRSAAQVARSASERDEAIERNVSATIRGERRSLRVSDLPLGAEGVAGYAVDIEELEEQRRAFRAFRDAQREMLDQLSVGVGQFDRDRKLVFANQPFRRIFAISPGSVANNTSFDRLLTMAREQGKTPEVRDFPAWRAEHVEWFDSGTQHEENWPLTDGTHLRIVAQPTPDGGLVLIAEDRTEQLALSATRDTLLRTRTATFDSLFEALAVFAPDGRMQLWNRSFPRAWGIEPDALEGHPGGDELLELIAPQLEKPKRAANIGEVIRSATLDRQEKGGRVSLTDGRTLEFAGVPLPDGNGLLTVLDITDSQKAEDALRERNQALEQADEVKTRFLANMSYEFRTPLTSIGGFAELLEAGVAGELSEQGHEYVQAIVESVGRLTEQVENVLDLSQSEAGLLPIAKQRLELMAFVAEIVREREAAISGGGLSLDLRGTSAGKVDADPRQLGRAVGHLIDNAIAATPRGGKILIALSRHKDGVRIVVSDNGSGMGSADLHRAMDGLRTGPGGTLERRQGLGLPLARQLVEAHGGRLELFSRKGEGTTATIDLP; the protein is encoded by the coding sequence ATGGAATTATCCCCCACCGCAACCGTGCTGATCGGCCTGCTGATGGCCGCCTGGACCGCGGGCGCAGCCTGGCTGATGATTGCCGCAGCGGGCAAGGCGCGCGGTGCGGAAAATGCGCGCAAGGCGGCACGGCGCATGTCGCGCATGATCGACGAAGCGCCGGCCATTCCTTTGCTGGTGCGCGCCGATGGCCGGATCGAGGGATCGGACCGGCTGGCCGGTTGGCTGGGGCTGGACAAATTGCCGCAATATCTCAGCGAACTGGCCCCGGATGACGGGGCGGGGCTGTCCAAGGCGCAGGTGGCGAAGCTGGACGAAGAGGTGCGCCGCACCCAGAAAACGGCGGCACCGTTCCGGATGGAGCTGTCCCCCCCCGGTTCGCAGCGAAGCCTGGCCCTGCGCGGAGTGCTGGCCGACCAGCAGGTCAGCCCCGGCGGCGCGGCGCTCGTATGGATTTTCGATTTCAGCGAGAGCGAGGGCGAACTGTCGCGCCTACGCGAAGAGGCAGCGCGGGCGAAGGGCGATTTCGGTGCCCTGGTCGGCCTGATCGAGGCTGCCCCCATGCCGATGTGGTTCCGCCAGCCGGATGGACGCCTGCGCCTGGTCAACCAGGCCTATGTCGAAGCGGTAGGTGCTGCCAGCTCGGGCGCGGTGATCGACGCGCAGACCGAACTGGTCGAGACGGTCGAAGGGCGAAGCGCGGCTCAAGTCGCCCGATCGGCGAGCGAGCGGGACGAGGCGATCGAGCGCAATGTCAGCGCAACGATTCGCGGCGAACGGCGCAGCCTGCGCGTCAGCGACCTGCCATTGGGGGCCGAAGGTGTCGCCGGATATGCCGTGGATATCGAGGAGCTGGAGGAACAGCGCCGCGCCTTCCGCGCTTTCCGCGATGCGCAGCGTGAGATGCTTGACCAGCTGTCGGTCGGCGTCGGACAGTTCGATCGTGACCGCAAGCTGGTCTTCGCCAACCAGCCATTTCGCCGTATTTTTGCAATCTCGCCCGGTTCGGTTGCGAACAACACCTCGTTTGACCGCCTGCTGACGATGGCGCGCGAGCAGGGCAAGACCCCCGAAGTGCGCGATTTTCCGGCGTGGCGGGCCGAACATGTGGAATGGTTCGACAGCGGAACGCAGCATGAGGAAAACTGGCCGCTGACCGACGGGACGCATTTGCGGATCGTCGCCCAGCCGACGCCCGATGGCGGATTGGTGCTGATAGCCGAAGACCGCACCGAACAGCTTGCCCTGTCGGCCACGCGCGACACGCTGCTGCGCACCCGCACCGCCACTTTCGACAGCCTGTTCGAAGCGCTGGCCGTATTCGCGCCCGATGGCCGTATGCAGCTGTGGAACCGCAGCTTTCCACGCGCATGGGGTATCGAACCCGATGCGCTGGAAGGCCATCCCGGCGGAGACGAATTGCTGGAATTGATCGCTCCGCAACTGGAAAAGCCGAAGCGTGCTGCGAATATCGGGGAAGTGATCCGCAGCGCCACGCTCGACCGTCAGGAGAAGGGCGGGCGCGTATCGCTTACCGACGGCCGCACGCTGGAATTTGCCGGTGTGCCGTTGCCCGACGGAAATGGCCTGCTGACCGTGCTCGACATCACCGATTCCCAGAAAGCAGAGGACGCGCTGCGCGAACGCAATCAGGCGCTCGAGCAGGCCGATGAGGTGAAAACACGCTTCCTCGCCAACATGTCCTATGAATTCCGTACGCCGCTGACGTCTATCGGCGGATTTGCAGAGTTGCTGGAAGCGGGCGTAGCCGGCGAGCTGAGCGAGCAGGGCCATGAATATGTGCAGGCGATCGTGGAATCGGTCGGGCGGCTGACCGAGCAGGTGGAAAACGTGCTCGACCTGTCGCAATCGGAAGCCGGCCTGCTGCCGATTGCCAAGCAGCGGCTGGAACTGATGGCGTTCGTCGCGGAAATCGTGCGCGAGCGGGAGGCAGCTATTTCGGGCGGCGGGCTGAGCCTCGATCTGCGTGGGACGAGCGCGGGCAAGGTCGATGCCGATCCGCGCCAGCTGGGCCGCGCGGTGGGTCATCTGATCGACAATGCCATCGCCGCGACCCCGCGAGGCGGCAAGATCCTGATCGCCCTGTCGCGTCATAAGGACGGCGTTCGCATAGTGGTGAGCGATAATGGTAGCGGAATGGGCAGCGCCGACCTCCACCGCGCGATGGACGGTCTGCGCACCGGACCCGGCGGCACGCTGGAGCGGCGCCAGGGCCTCGGCCTGCCGCTCGCCCGCCAGTTGGTCGAGGCGCATGGTGGGCGGCTGGAACTGTTCTCGCGCAAGGGTGAGGGCACCACTGCCACGATCGATCTGCCGTGA
- the tsaE gene encoding tRNA (adenosine(37)-N6)-threonylcarbamoyltransferase complex ATPase subunit type 1 TsaE, which yields MKIALPDLAAMERYGASIAARLQPGDVVALSGGLGAGKTTLARAIIAALDYADEVPSPSFTIVETYDPPATRLPIVHADFYRLENPSEAEEIGLDDYREGAALIAEWPENVGGFSHEPGCLSIRLEIADEGRLAIAEPGADWLTRPL from the coding sequence GTGAAGATCGCATTGCCCGACCTTGCCGCAATGGAGCGATATGGCGCCAGCATAGCCGCGCGCTTGCAGCCGGGCGATGTCGTCGCGCTATCCGGCGGACTGGGCGCGGGCAAGACGACGCTCGCGCGCGCAATCATCGCGGCGCTTGATTACGCCGACGAAGTACCGTCACCCAGTTTCACGATCGTCGAGACCTACGATCCGCCAGCCACGCGGCTGCCGATTGTTCATGCTGATTTCTATCGGCTAGAAAATCCGTCCGAAGCCGAAGAGATCGGACTGGACGATTACCGCGAGGGCGCGGCGCTGATTGCCGAATGGCCGGAAAATGTCGGCGGCTTCTCGCACGAGCCGGGCTGCCTCTCGATCCGACTGGAAATTGCGGATGAGGGACGTTTGGCGATTGCCGAGCCGGGGGCGGATTGGCTAACCCGCCCGCTATGA
- a CDS encoding phosphotransferase, giving the protein MNALPPGIDSFLQHAGWGGANIDPLPGDASFRRYFRVAEGGRKAMLMHAPPPHEDPKPFLHVAHWLHDQAMRAPQIHAEDAARGWVLLEDFGDDRMRDWLDDHPEGEGPAYEAAIDALAKLHEKPPGPFDPYDMSTYARETALFTDWYCPAMDLQVDQAGFAEAWQQALGPLVARQDPGVTVLRDYHAENLMLLSGPREQGIIDFQDALVGHRAYDVVSLLQDARRDVSQELEGRMLERYRSIASPGEHFDADYARLGAQRNAKIVGIFTRLWKRDGKDRYLSMIPRVWSAMERDLAHPALAPVAKWFDANIPAELRNTGGGKIT; this is encoded by the coding sequence ATGAACGCGCTTCCCCCGGGTATCGATTCCTTTCTTCAACACGCTGGTTGGGGCGGTGCGAATATCGATCCATTGCCGGGCGATGCGTCATTTCGGCGCTATTTCCGTGTTGCCGAAGGCGGGCGCAAAGCCATGCTGATGCATGCTCCCCCACCGCATGAGGATCCCAAACCCTTCCTCCATGTTGCCCATTGGCTGCACGATCAGGCGATGCGCGCTCCGCAGATTCATGCCGAAGATGCTGCGCGCGGCTGGGTCTTGCTGGAAGATTTCGGCGATGACCGGATGCGCGACTGGCTGGACGATCACCCGGAAGGCGAAGGCCCGGCTTACGAGGCGGCGATCGATGCGCTGGCGAAGCTCCACGAAAAACCGCCCGGCCCGTTCGATCCGTACGACATGTCCACTTATGCCCGCGAAACGGCCTTGTTCACCGATTGGTACTGCCCGGCGATGGATTTGCAGGTCGATCAGGCCGGTTTTGCCGAGGCCTGGCAGCAAGCGCTCGGCCCGCTGGTAGCGCGGCAGGATCCCGGGGTGACGGTACTGCGAGACTATCACGCCGAAAATTTGATGCTGCTGTCCGGCCCGCGCGAGCAAGGCATCATCGATTTCCAGGACGCGCTGGTCGGCCACCGGGCCTATGACGTCGTCTCGCTGTTACAGGATGCGCGGCGCGACGTGTCGCAGGAGCTGGAGGGGCGGATGCTGGAACGCTATCGCAGCATCGCCTCGCCCGGGGAACATTTCGATGCCGATTACGCCCGGCTCGGCGCTCAGCGGAACGCCAAGATCGTGGGCATTTTCACGCGGCTGTGGAAACGTGATGGCAAGGACCGGTACTTGTCCATGATCCCTCGCGTCTGGAGCGCGATGGAGCGCGATCTGGCGCACCCGGCGCTGGCCCCGGTGGCCAAGTGGTTCGATGCCAATATTCCCGCCGAACTGCGCAATACCGGCGGAGGAAAAATCACGTGA
- a CDS encoding nucleotidyltransferase family protein: MTKLASDTAMVLAAGMGTRMRPLTATQPKPLVRVAGKPLIDHALDRLADAGITRAVVNVHYLADALEAYLAERKTPAISLSDERAELLETGGGMVLAQAQLPDPFFSLNSDNIWLDGPRSAFADLSARWNADEMDALLLVVPHARARNFDGKGDFHLDTMGRVTRRQPGRIAPFIFTGIQIVSHRLLRDAPTGKFSTNILWNRALEEGRLYGLPFTGEWFEVGTPDAIAPTEAALAGG; this comes from the coding sequence GTGACAAAGCTGGCAAGCGATACGGCGATGGTTCTGGCCGCCGGGATGGGCACGCGGATGCGTCCGCTGACCGCCACGCAGCCCAAGCCGCTGGTGCGCGTGGCTGGCAAACCGTTGATCGATCATGCGCTGGACCGGCTGGCCGATGCCGGAATTACCCGGGCCGTGGTAAACGTCCACTACCTCGCCGATGCGCTCGAAGCCTATTTGGCCGAGCGCAAGACACCCGCAATCAGCCTGTCGGATGAGCGGGCGGAATTGCTCGAAACCGGGGGCGGGATGGTGCTGGCGCAGGCGCAGCTTCCGGACCCGTTTTTCTCACTCAATTCGGACAATATCTGGCTCGACGGACCGCGCAGCGCATTCGCAGATTTGTCCGCTCGCTGGAATGCCGATGAGATGGACGCTCTGCTGCTGGTGGTACCGCATGCCCGCGCGCGCAATTTCGATGGCAAGGGTGACTTCCACCTCGATACGATGGGCCGGGTAACCCGCCGCCAGCCGGGACGGATCGCACCGTTTATCTTTACCGGCATCCAGATCGTATCGCACCGCCTGTTGCGCGATGCGCCGACGGGAAAGTTCAGCACCAACATATTGTGGAACAGGGCCCTGGAAGAAGGACGGCTTTACGGCCTGCCTTTCACCGGAGAATGGTTCGAAGTCGGCACGCCCGATGCCATCGCGCCCACCGAAGCCGCACTGGCCGGTGGTTGA